A window of the Cicer arietinum cultivar CDC Frontier isolate Library 1 chromosome 6, Cicar.CDCFrontier_v2.0, whole genome shotgun sequence genome harbors these coding sequences:
- the LOC101509438 gene encoding uncharacterized protein: MANNEFKLVSPAINNQEGGKLPRHCTQEGLGSKWNISPPLEWHNVPPKTKSLALVVQDIDIVDPIGHTVPITHWVVVNIPTTLRGLSEGLSGKEGELGGEYDAIEEGLNDWNVHVWHGPKTPNYGDRFEFRLYALDDDMHFDNMVTKEKLLDAITGHVVGEAVLVATFG; this comes from the exons aTGGCTAACAACGAATTCAAGTTGGTTTCACCAGCTATTAACAATCAAGAAGGTGGCAAATTACCAAGACATTGTACACAAGAAGGCTTAGGTTCAAAATGGAACATATCTCCACCTCTAGAATGGCATAATGTTCCTCCCAAAACCAAGAGCCTAGCTCTTGTGGTTCAGGATATTGACATCGTTGATCCAATTGGACACACGGTGCCAATAACCCATTGGGTGGTGGTGAATATTCCGACAACTTTAAGAGGGTTGTCGGAAGGATTATCTGGAAAGGAAGGAGAATTGGGAGGTGAGTATGATGCAATTGAAGAAGGGCTTAATGATTGGAACGTGCATGTGTGGCATGGTCCTAAGACTCCAAACTATGGTGATAGGTTTGAGTTTAGGCTCTATGCTTTGGATGATGATATGCATTTTGATAATATG GTGACAAAGGAGAAGCTGTTGGATGCAATAACAGGACATGTAGTTGGAGAAGCTGTACTTGTTGCTACTTTCGGATAA